The bacterium region TAATGAGATAAAAATAACCACAGGCCTCTCGCCAAATACCCTTCCTGTTTCAGGTCAAGGAACAATCGCCAATATATCTTTTATCGCAAGAGCTCCTGGGACGGCAACCATTTCTACATCCGATGCCTATCTTATAAGGGAATACTCAAAGGAGGGGCTTCTTTCTTTATTTTCAACCATAACAATAGCTACCACCCTGCCATACCTTGAGTTTGAGGATATTCCAAATCAATTGACCCATAAGCCATTTTTAATAACCCTCTATGCAAAGGATAGCCAAGGAAATCCTTTATTCTTAATATCAGATATTACCCTTGATGACTATACCCATACAATTTTTGGAAGCTTAAGCCTTAATGGAACATACACCACAGGAACAGCAACCATATTACAATCCCCCAATAAAGGGCTTAATAGAATTATAGCCATTACAGGAACAATATCTGGAGTAAGCAATCAATTTATAACCTTTGCCAATGAGTCCTCTGAGCATAAGATTGGTATACCAAGCACCGTGGGAACAATTACCATAGAGATTGGTTCATCAACATTTGGAAACGATTACTATGTTGATGTAGACGATAATCTTTCTGGGATAATTGAGCTTCCCGAGGGAAATATTGGAATGGGAATAGGGATTGAGGTCTCAACCAGCTCGGGAAAAATAGAGGGAAGCCTTACCTTTTCATTTAGGGTAGAGATTC contains the following coding sequences:
- a CDS encoding T9SS type A sorting domain-containing protein; amino-acid sequence: MTHKPFLITLYAKDSQGNPLFLISDITLDDYTHTIFGSLSLNGTYTTGTATILQSPNKGLNRIIAITGTISGVSNQFITFANESSEHKIGIPSTVGTITIEIGSSTFGNDYYVDVDDNLSGIIELPEGNIGMGIGIEVSTSSGKIEGSLTFSFRVEIPYQEESLGDIDEKTLRLYAFKDNSWHLTRDSNVDTIRNIVFGLIDHLSIFAILGSKTNTPSYPLFWPNPYYADRHNKIVFSNEINEAFVYNLKGELIKEIKTHIWNNPENELPSGVYFIILKKGKKKYIRKLGIVR